GCTGTTCAGGCCGCAGTGAATACCAATAATGGCGATGAAGCCAAACTTGGACCGAATGGAACTGTTCACTTTTACGACCCAACCACAGGCGATGTAATGGCTTCTATTCAGAATACCAGTTCGTGGGATTATGGTTGTGTGACCTTGGAAGTGGATAGAAGTGGGTTGAATCCGAGTGCCGTGGCTTTCAATTCGAACGCCAATGCTGATAAGTTGCATTCGAAGACTTTCTCCATTGTTCCTGAAAACAACAACCCGAACGGAACCTACAATCTGAGCCTGTATTACCGACAGAATGAGGTGACCGCTTGGGAAAGCGCCACAGGCAACAGCCGGAATAATGCACAGATCATCAAGGTTTCCAACGCCCGCATTAACGATGTGACGCCAGCCAATTTCGCTTCGTATGCGATCGGAAATGCAAGTGCCACGGTCAGTTCATTCGGTTCAGATGTCAAGTTCACTGCCAGTTTCAACACAGGTTTCTCCGGTTTCGGAGTAGGTATTCTAAACACCTTGATCACAGATATTAACGAACCATTGACAGATGTGGGAGTGTATCCGAATCCGAACGATGGTTCGTTCACCATTTCTGGTTTGGAGTTGGGCTCTACCTACCGTGTATACAACGCTCTTGGAAAACTCATTCTAGGCGAGCAGTTTGCCGTTCAGAATCAACGCGTGCAACTGTCAGATGTGGCTCCAGGGGTTTATTTCCTGGTGGCAGAGCAAGATGGCAAATTGGGTAAGGTTCAATTCATAGTTACCGATTAATGCAGTTGAAATTCACATTAAACAGCGCGCTGGCTTTGGTTGCCAGCGCTCTGTTTCTTTTTGCATTGGTAGGATGTGTTCCTACCAAACCAAGCGTTTCCTTATCGGGAGAGTCTGACGAGGAAGGTTATTTTGGCGAAGTCACCACCAAGTTTGCCAAAGATGGCTGCCCGATACTTATTCAATACAAGGAAGGCACGGAGCTGAAATACCTCATTCCTGTTCAATTAGATGAACAGTTCAAAAAGAATGGGCTGAAAGTGAACTTCACCTTTCATTACTCACGGATTGCGCAAGGCGAATGCCAAATAGGACAACCAGCGGTCTTGGAAGAGATTAAGCTGCTTGACTGATAGCAGTCTTTCTGTTTGGTAAGGACTAATGGTCCTATCCTTCATATTTGCATCTTTGTTTTTAAACATCAGTCTGTGTTTCAAAAACTCAAACAACCATTTCCGGATAAGGCCGAACTGAAGCAAAGCCTGATCACCATCTTCTGGGTTGGCGTGTTCGTTGGCCTGTTTCTGTTCCTGATCCGTCCTTTCAGTATCGAAGGACCATGGGCCGACCTTGCTTGGGCATCTGCTGGTTTCGGTGCCGTTACCGTGGTTTTCGGTTGGATGTTTGAACTGGCCACCCGATTCATTTTCAAGATAGAAACCCATGGCCCCAGTTGGACGCTTGGTAAGTGGATGTTCACATCGATCATCCTTGTGGTCTGGATAGCGTTGGGCAATTTCCTTTTCGTCAATTTTCTTTCCGGTTGGAATGCCATGGGTTATTTCAGTTTTGTTCGGATGATCGGTTACACATCGCTGATAGGGATTTTTCCCGTGGCGCTTTCCGGTGTGCTTATTCAGCTACGGGCAACGCAGAAGAATGAAGAATCTGCCTTAGATATTTCGGAACATCTTCATTCGGATAAAGAAGTAGAGAACCAGCAAACGATTGTACTCGAAGCCGAGAATGGGCAGCAATTAGGCCTGAAAACGATGGATGTTTGCTACATCGAAGCCATGCAGAACTACGTAACGGTCTGGTTTCTGAAAGACGGAAAGTTGAGCAAGGAAATGCTTCGTGCTACCATCGCCTCGGTAGAAGAGAAGTTTGCAGGAACGGATGTTATCCGCTGTCATCGTTCGTATCTGGTCAATGTGGATCGCATTGAAACGGTTTACGGAAATGCCCAAGGCCTGAAGCTGAAACTCAGGGATGTTGGCGTTGTGGAAGTGCCTGTTTCACGGTCGTATATTCCGAAAGTCAGGGAACTATTGGATTGAATATCATCCCGCAGAATTGTCATCTGTCCCACGTGTTTGACACTCGTCACCAAAGCTTGTAAACCGTCCCTTTTGTTCTTGATTGTTTTCAATTTGTCTCAGATTTGAGCCGAATCAAAAAACAGAACATCATGGAGATCATCGTCAAATCACTGCTATTTCTACACGTTTCATTCGGATTTACAAGCCTGCTGCTTTTCTGGCTTCCTGTCTTTATGAAGAAAGGAGGGAAGGGCCATCGTGTGGTTGGGAAACTCTATGTATTAGCCATGTGGGTGGTGGTTACATCGGCTGCGCTGCTCTGCATCAAGAATGTCATCATCGGGAAGTATTTCATGGCGGTTTTTCTAGGATTCATCTCGCTTATCACGGCCAATCCACTTTGGTACGGTATGGCCATTCTGAAGCCAAGGGTGTACGAAACAAGCGCATTCCATTGGAAACGTACGGCATTTGATGGTCTCATCGTTTTGGCAGGCGCCTTGATGCTTGTTTACGGTATCATCCTCGAAGGAAAAGATTCAGCGGTGCTTATGCTCATTTTCGGTTGCTTGGGGCTTACAGGCATTCCATCCTTCATTAAGAATCTGAAAGGTCCGCGCGAAAAGGAAGACCGGATCCGTCTTCACATGATCGGTATGCTTACCAGTGGAATTGCTGCTTACACAGCCTTTTTCGTGTTTGGTGGCTATACATGGATGAGCAAATTGCTTCCTGGTATGTGGGGCATTCTTCCGTGGACAGCACCTGGATTGATCGGTGCCATTGGCATTAACTATGGCGTGAAGTATTTTCGAAAAAAGGGAATGATTTCCGAGCAGCATTAGCACGCTGCGATCTCGGAAAGGTGCGTGAGCTCGGTTTGGTGTAGGATGGGTTGATCTTGGTTCTTTCCCAGTATCAGCACAGAGAATTCTTCCGTTCGGTCGATATTGAAGATCTTGTTGCAATTGATAAGGTCGTAGCGCGCAACTACCCGTTTCCGATGCAATAGATGATGCCAAAGGCGCTTGTTCACAGGGTCTGAAAGCGTAGAACCTTTCAAGATCAGACCGACCGAGCTCCGTTCCGTACCAAGACTGTCGCAGAGCTCGGTGAAAAGAACGTTGGTCTGCAAGCCGCCCATACAGGAATGGTCAAACCGTTCATCGTTGTAGACATTCTCCATGGCCACGTCAACAGCTTCATCATGCATCAGCAGCCAACGGTACAATTCGGGATGCGATTCTTCCAGTATTTCCAATGCTGTGTCCAGCTCCTCTTCATCGTCTATTTCTGCCAAACGCGGACAAAGAAGATGCAGGTAGTGGCTCAGGTCAAAACCGATGCTTCCCCATGGAGGATTGCCAATGATCACATCACAGCGTTGAATTTGATCTGGTCTTAAAGCAAGCCCGTTGTGATAATAGAAGTTAGGTGAATGATCAAAGGCATCAGCTTCGTCATCAGGCCAAATGAGGGGATTTCCGTTGACGAAACGTTTACTCAGTTCAGGGTAAAGCGCAAGTCCATCTACTGCTTCCAACACACATATTCGTGCAATTTCCAGCGATATGGAATCTGCTTCGATGGCATGAAAGTTCAGCACCATCTTCTTTAGGTCCTCATGTGAAAGGCAAAGATGCTTCTTGAAATATCGGATAAGGGCAAGGAAAAAACTTCCCGTTCCGCAAGAATGGTCTGCGTAGGAGGAGTTCCGTAGAAGTTCTGTGACGCGTTCCAGATCGGCTTCTGAGCTTTGCAACTTGGAAAACTGCTCTATTCCCAGGTTCTTCAAAATGTAATTGTCGATGGTGAGTTGCACCAAAGTATCGGCAAGGAGTGTGGGCGTGTAAAACGAACCAATGGAGTTCAAATGCTCCTTGTCGTCCATAATAACGCCATCCCGTACAGGGAATTCGAGCAGCAGCATTGATTCGTAGAGGTCCGACAGTTCCACCCGTGCTAGGTGCTGTGACTTAAACCAATCGAGGAAAGTGGTAAGCGCTTGCTTTTCGGCCTTACTCAGCAGATTGAAGCTGGCTGTGAAAGTATTTTCTCCAGCCAAACTGCCTTTAAGTGATTGGAACACATCGTTCAGAGCTAATGAATCAGGTCCGTTCAGATTGTGTTCGGCAACTATTCCAAGGACAGTCGATTGCATGCGATGAATGCTTGCAAAATAGGCACTCGGCTGGCAAATGGCCCCATCTTCCACCAGTATTTCCTGCTTAAGTGCAGTTAAAATGGCGTTGGAAGTATGGTGACAGATAGCTTGTAGCATGCTGCGCTAAGAACGGAAATGTTGCGAAAAAAGCTGATGAAAAGCGCGGTGGTTTGGCACCAAAGGTCTACAGCTTGCCTTAGTGGATGAAATCGCCTGCGCGCAAAACCCCTACCAGACCCACCAATATCCAAAATCCATTGAGCAGGGAGTATGCGGCATCTTTCTTCAGAATGGCGCACCAGGTAAGCAATATGGCATCGATGGTATTCAGTAACCACACATACATGAAAGGGCTGTCTGCACCCATCCAACTGACCACACTGAAACTGCTGATGCGCATGATGACACCCGTCATTTCCAACTGCTTCAGGTACTTTAAAACGAAACGGTTAAGGGGATCAGCCATGGCGCAGATATTGGGCAAAATTGGAGAGGAAAGCACCCGCTCTTACATCTTCATCGAAATTTAATTCGGATGGCGGCAGCTAAGCTTTAACACCAAAGGCTTGACTGGTTTTTTAGTTTTGCATCCATAAAACCACGAAAATGAGCGAAGCAGTAGATCAAGGAGCCGTAGTTATCAATGTAGATGCTCGAGGTATTGCCACCATCGAGTTCCAGCACCCACTCAGCAACTCCTTACCAGGGAAAGTGCTGCGTAAACTAGCACAGACCATTGAGGATGCTGGCAAGGATGAAGCTGTGAAGGTGATGGTGCTGAAAAGTGCAGGGGAGAAGGCCTTTTGTGCCGGTGCTTCGTTTGATGAGTTGATCTCCATAAATGACCTCGAAACGGGGAAAGTGTTCTTTTCGGGCTTTGCGGGCGTGATCAATGCCATGCGCAAAGCGCCTAAATTCGTGCTCTGCCGTGTGCAAGGGAAAGCCGTTGGAGGAGGTGTAGGGCTTGCTTCTGCTGCCGATTACACCTTCGGAACCAAGCATGCAGCCGTTAAGCTGAGCGAACTGGCCGTAGGTATCGGACCGTTTGTGGTAGGACCGGCCGTAGAGAAGAAGATCGGCAATGCGGCTTTCAGTCAGATGAGCATTGACGCCACCACCTGGTATTCGGCCGAGTGGGCAAGGGAGAAAGGACTGTACACTTCCATCCACGAAACCATTGAGGAGATGGATGCCGCCATCGATGTGCTGGCCGAGCAACTAGCTAAAAGCAACCCAGAAGCCATGGCCATGCTGAAGAAGGTCTTCTGGAAAGGAACCGAAGATTGGGATACCCTTCTTTCTGCACGTGCCGGAATGAGCGGAAAACTCGTGCTATCCGATTTTACCCGCAATGCCATCGGCAAGTTTAAGAAGGGGGAGAGGTAGGGGCGTGCGGCTATACGCCACTACTGGTTTTAGTTTCCTATTTCAATTTGTTGTTCTACAAAGTTCTTGTAGGCTTTCGTTTTGAAGGTAAACCAATCTTGTCGGTACGCTGATGCATCAATCAGAATCTTGAAGTTCTGAAACGGTTTTTTTTCCGAAAGTTTGCCTAAAATTCTTTGCTTAAAGTTGGAGTCCGTCAATGAATGGGCGAAATTCTCCAATACCTGGAATCCTTGATTTGAATCCATTTTTACAAATGACTGATAGTTTTCCACGTCATTTTCAATTTTGTCAATGACGTCTTGCCAAGGTTCTGGGTCGAAGTAAGGGTCGTCTGGGTCAGGGTGAGATTCAATGGTGCCAGTTGGTCGATGATAGTAGCACCTCATTCCGCAATCGAGTAGGTCGGAAATTTCTGCGATTTGTTCCTCTGTCAACTTCATTTGGCTTAAAAATAGCCAAAAGTTATTGTGTTAAGATCAGTTATAAACTGATCGTGTTTCATTCCACACAAGTCATCCTTCGGAAGACTTGCGCGAGCGGGGGTTCGTGATTTATTTTCTTTTTCAAGGTTAATGTCGTCAAGCAAGCTACTCATTAGGTCAAAGCCTTCGTCATTAAGCCCTCCCCATTTCGTCAGCGAATTGTAAGGTTGGAATTCCCATTGATTATAACCGCATCTGATTTCAATAATTCCTCTGACCGTTTCATCTTTTAAAACCAGTATCAACGCGTTTGTGTGGAATGTCCCACAGTCACCGTTAGAATAATAAGCGCTATCTGATATGAGTTGTTGGAGTTTCGCTTTCTGCGAATCTGTCAGGATAAACTCCCCTTCAGAACCAACGTAATCCAATGGATCTACGTCCATTGTCTCAATGGTCGGAAAGTTGTCAAAATTTAACTGAACGTAGTGAACTGAGTAATCCTTGTCAGAAAGTTGTGTCCAATCAAAATCCAGAGACTTGTTTCGAGAGGAGCAAGCACTTACAAATAGAAGTAAGCTTAATAGAATGTGTCTCATTTCGTCATGACGCCCAACGGTTTCCGCTATGAAAATAGGGCTTTAACTCCTTCGACCTTTCAGCCCGATGCCGAACTTGGTAGAAACCACTAAGGCTTGCGTGCTTGTCGTCACGCCCTATTTACATAGCAGTTGTTGTGTGCTGGCATTTTCATTTTTTCGTTCGTCTGTTCTGTAATTCGTCTATTTCTTGATTTAATAAACTCCATTACTCGGCTTTTGTAAACCAAATACTCGTCAATGACAGCAAAGGCTGGTTTTGATTTAAAGTTGTCAAACGGCAGATAGAACTTGATGTTTTGGTTTTCGTCAATAAGGTCATCAAGCAAGAAAAATTGAACATATCCTTCAAAGTTGTCAAACAGATTGAAGAAGCTTTCGTACCTCAAGAAGGTGTCGTAAAGGGGGCTTTCTTGTCCCAAATAGAATAAGCGAATACACTCTAATGTAAGGTCAAATCTGTCGTCAATGAAGCTATTTACTCCTCTTGCTTGATTGATGGTGAATTTGTTGTCAATCTTGTTTTTCGGAAATACGGTGTATGCCCCGATTGTGCTTCCTGTATCAAAAAGCTCGTCAACCTCATTTGGGATTTGCTTTGTAAGCCAATGTTTCCGTTTCTGGTTTCTGTATGAGTGAGTTATTGCGTCACTACCCAAGATAAATTCTCCTAAAGATGACTTGTGATATAGGTAGGTACCTTGTCTATTGTCGGTTAATTCGAAATGCTGTCCGCTTGGCAAAGGTTTACTCCATAGGATTTTGTGGTATCTCCTCAATGTCGGACTTGTACTGTCTGGGTCACCACCTCTTGCGTCAGAGTAAAAATTGAAGTCTATGTCGATTTGCGTTGTCATTTTTTGCTTGCACACAACGTTTGCCGCTAAAGATAATGCGTTAGAAACTGCCGTCCTTTCGCCATGCGCAGAGAGCGCAGAACGAAATTGAGACTGACTGACGTACTGTCGCGAGCATTAGGTTTAGTGGTTGTTGGCAAATCGTTGTTTCTCCCAGATATAAACACCACCAGCTACCTTGTCGTCATTAATTCGTTCGAAACGAGAGCCGATAATTGCTCTGTCGTTTTCCATATCTACTGAAAATCCGAACTTGAGCCAACTTCTTTCCTGCACTGAGGTAAGTTTTTCAAGTTCTTTCCATCTGCCATTGGGAGTCAACTGAAAAACATAGGCGGCTCCGTGATAAAGTGCTTCTGCTGGGTCAGTGTTTTCCAATGCATCTGCAAATGCACCAACGATTAGCAAGCTGTCGTGAGCGCTTAAACACATTCCGAATTTATCGTCAGCACCACGGTCAGAAGCAGTAATTTCCTGAGAAACTTTCCACATGCCATCCGCATCTTTCTCATACACAAAGACAGAACCAGCCCCAGCCTTTCTTTCTTCATGCTGCTCCCACGTTTCAACCCTCACGGCTTCTTCTCTGAATTTCTCTTTCGTAATATTCATTGATTCTAAAGTAGAAGGGTCGTTGGGAATCAGTTCGATTGCCATCTGATAACCATCATCTGTCTCGGTCATTATGCGCATCACAAAAACCGAATCTGTTGCTGGCAGTGTATCTATATCGAATAGCTTATAGCTGGTTTCTCCTTCGGCACCAACAAAGAGATAGTCGTCTGTCACGCAAACAGAACTTGCAAAGTGCCTTACACTGCTATTAGGACTGACCAGTTTCTGCTTGAAAACAGCTTTCAGACTCTCATCTAGATCATAGAGGTACGCACTATTGCTCTGTGCTGCGGTAATCAGGACGTGGCGGTCAGACATGGAAATCGAATAACCGAAATTTTTAACGCCTTCAGGCGGCTGTATTTGGTCTCTCTGAATCCACTTGCCATTATCAGTCAACTGATAAATGAACACCGTACCTGAGGTTGAAGGGTTTTCACCGCGCTTGTACATGTGGGCAGAAACGATGAGTTTACCATTCTGCAACATGAGATTCTTTCCGAAATTATCGCTTTGGGATGGAGAAGGAATGGTAAGCGTCTGTGTTAATTTCCAAATTCCATCAGCGCCTTTCTCGTACATGAATACAGCCCCTTCCCTGATTCTATGCTCACCGTCATCATCCACTTGATCGAAGCCGTTGGCTCCAACCGCTAAATGGTTTCCGTTGATGCTCACCGCTGTTCCGAACCAATCATTTGCTTTAGGGTAGGGTGCGGTTAGCTGTTGTGATTCCTTCCATGTTCCGGTAGTTGTTCGTTGAAAAACATAAACCGCACCTGCGTTTACAATCGTGTCCTTGTTAACAGCAATTTGATAATGGGGTGCGCCAGACACGGCTTGATCTTTCGAAATACTGGTAGACCAACCTATTACCTCACCTTCTTGTCTGTTGGTGTCGTCCAATTTTTGAAATGTTCCTTGGGCATGGCAGGAGCCGAGATAGAGGAAGAATAAAATAAAGTGTGATAAAAGCTTCATTACAATGTTTGCCAACGGTTTCCGCTAAAGATAATGCGTTAGAAACTGCCGTCCTTTCGCCATGCACGGACAGCGCAGAACGAAACTGAGACTGACTGACGTACGGTCGCACGCATTAGATTTTAGCGGTTGTTGGCAATTGTAATTTCTTTTCCGTCCCCGACTTCCAAAACAAGAAGAACCGCGATAATGTCAGGAATGATTAGAAAGCCGTACATGGTCGTGCTTAGTTCACCGTACCAATAAGGAGCTGCAAACATTAGAACAGCGCTGTAAACAAACATTAAAACAAACGCTGCTATCGAACCTTTCGCCCATTGTTTCATACGGATAAAGCGAGAATTTAAGTCGTCCGATTTTGCCCTAAGAATTAAAACCACCATAGCAATTCCTAAGAAAGCCGAAAGAATTTCAACGGCAGTCGAGCCAACCTGAGGGAGAAAGTCCGAAAACCTTGAACCAATCCCCAAAAGCTGGTAGATGATTTCGACAAACAAATTAAGTTTTGTGACTAGCACCAATTTGTCCAAGCGGTTATAAGCAAAGTAGTCTATAAAGAACTTATAGATGTAAACAGTACAAAGGATACTACCAATCGTGATGAACGACCATTGTACATCGTCAGGCTTTCCAGTTTTGATATATAGAAATTCAAGTGCGATGAATATTGTATTCACAATACTGTAACCAAAAGCAAAAAGCAAAAGGTTTCTCCTTTCTGATGTGATTGAAAATGTGTCCATTTTTTATAATTGCCAACGGTTGCCGCTAAAGATAATGCGTTAGAAACTGCCGTCCTTTCGCCATGCACGGACAGCGCAGAACGAAACTGAGACTGACTGACGTACGGTCGCACGCATTAGGTTTAGTGGTTGTTGGGGTTAGTTTTTTATTTCCAAGTTTCTATTGACCTTGAATAACTCACAAGATTTCAGGGCGTTGTTTCACAGGGTTGAACGGTTGAATTGTCTTATGAATCGGTACATCTTTAAGGCTTTCAATTTCCTTTTCAACAAAGGGAGTTACCAGATTTGTGATAATAATGTCAGGCCTGTTGTTTTTCAGATGAACCTGCGCAAAATGGTAAGTTGACATACTCAAGAAATGAATGTGCGACCGAGCTTTAATGGCGGCAGACATATTTAAGGTAATTCGGTCTATCTCATTCGCATAGATAAGTGTCTCATTTCCGGTTGACGTCCTTACCTGTATTGCTCTGGAACTTATACTGAATTCAACCCCTTTGTTTAATTCATAGTATTGCCAATGAAGGTAAATTGTCGGTGCTGCATCCAATATCGCTATCACACCTAGACTCAATGCAATGCCAACATCAAATCCTGAAAGAATAATGACTACCGCAAGGATTACGTTATGAAATATGAACACTCCTAGAGCTTCAAACTGATTTTTCTTCGTAATCCTAAGCATTCCTAAAACCCAATCCTATCTTCTAATAAACAAGTTCCATTTAGTCAAAAACATTGATTAAGAAACCCAATTTTCAAGATGCGCCAAAATTAACCCCAACGGGTTACTGCTATGAAAATAGGGCTTTAATTCCTTCGACCTTTCAGCCGAAACTGAACTTGGTAGAAACCACTTTGGCTTGCGTACCTGTCGTCACGCCCTATTTTGATAGCGGTTGTTGTAGCACGTTTTTTCTTTCAATCTATGGGTAGACCCTGATTTCAACCATTAGATTTTGAAAACCGTCACACCATGCGTTAACACCGCAAGAATTCTCCAGTTTAATTTCGGTCGCAGATGTCAATTGACAGCTTACCATGTTGCTATTATTGAGGACTAAGGTTCTTTGAAGGTCTAGTGGTGAACTGATGGTTCCGGTATATTTTCCTTGCTCGGTTCTCGTCCAAGTAATAGTTACGCCTAGTTCATTATTCACAATTGTCCCAGAAGGTGCAGATGAACCCTGCTGACTTAAAATAGCCGCATATGTCAAGGGTTGATTGGTGTTTCCATTGCATACGTACTTGATTTCATCCACTTCGGATGCTTCGAGTTCACCATTAGAATTCATGTCTACACCAGTTTCAATTCGGATACCACCGCTAGCACAGTTACTTCCAACAGGTTCTTCATAGGTTCTTACAAGACTATTCAAGCCGTCTGTAGGGTCGTCCTTTTTGCATGATGAAAGTCCAATGGCGAGTGAAATTGTCAAAATGAGAACGCGCGTTAACGTGAATTGCATGATTTCAGGTGTTTTTAGTTTAGTGTATTTACGAGCAGTCGGAGTGTTTATTGTGTCAGAATTTATGTCACCTCTGAGGTGTCCGTTTCAAAATGTGCTACAACGGTTCTCAGCTATGAAAAATAGGGTTTTAGCTGCTTCGCCCTGTCCCACAGGACAGGAGCGGACAGATAAACCCGAACCCTGCGTGACTGATGAGACCCTATTTTGCATAGATGGTGTTGTAGGTAGTTGTTTCATTTTACCTGGTAGGAATACCGTTTTTCATAACATACCATCCGACTTTTTTCCCTTCAAGAGCATAGGTCGTGACGCGTTCTCGGGTTTTCCAAGTCCAACCGAAGGTTTCACCATGTCCTTTGGTCTTAATCTTCCGCTTGGTCGAAACAGTCCGTATGCACTTATTACCGTTTGGGTAATAGCAGGTTTCTATCGTTTTTCTACCGTTTGATGTTGTTTCGCAAGAGTCACAGGCATACTTACTAAGAAGTTCATCGTCTTGAGCGGTTGAATTGAATATCCCCAAGAACAAGAACAGGGTCGTAAATATCAGATCGCTCCGTGTCATTTAGCAATTACCTACAACGGTCGTGGCTATGAGCAGTTGGGGATTTTTTGCCCTAACTTTTCAGTTTAGCACTGACCTTAATTTTATTTACTATTTTTCATTTAAACACTTAAACCCCAATTGCTTATAGCCTTTGTTAGCCACAGTTTTTAGTATAGACGATTCCAAAACTTTGTAAGATTATTGATTTTATTCAACGCTTCTATTTGTTCAAATTCCAAAATTCCAATTTCTTTTCGTTTTAGATTTAAGGCATTTTTATCTAATTTTTTCGGCAGATGCCTTAAACCATAATAGCCAAAATTCTCAAATTTGGTTTTACCAAATTCAGCTTCAAAATCGCAGATTGTTGCAAAATGTACGTTGTATAAATTTCCTTTTTCAACTTCTTCAACAAATAACTCGTCATAGGATAGATTCGGTTGGCTAAAATGATGTATTAAAATTACGATTGGCATTCCTGCAGAGTAGTTACTAGTCTTAATCTTTGGGTGCATTTCGTTTCTATCAAGTCCAATTAATTTTTCTCCAGGAAAGCCATATTGTTTTGTAATTTCAATCAATCTTTCTACTTGTTTGGCATTCAAAGATTCCCACCTCATTCGGACTTTGTTTTTTTGAAAAACATTAGCAGTGTAATATTCTTCTCTTATCTTCTGGTCTTCTGAAAACATCTGATTAATCTCTTCTCTAATCTTCCAATTAATTCGTGATGAATAGATAGTCAGCAAACTGTCTTCATTTGCTTTGATTTCATTTAAAATGTTTAGTTCTAAATAGTCAGTTAATTTATAAGATTGTTCTATGTCGGAAAGTCGGATTCCTTGTGAGATTGCCCGCTCAATAAAGTACTTAGTTTTGACTGAGTTCTTGGCAAGGATTGATAATTCGATTGCGTTAAAACAATCCCTTGCAAAAACAAAATCATTACTTCTAAAAACCTGTTGATATGAATTAATTGCTGATTCAAAGTCGTATTCAATCGCAAATACTTTACCTTCATTGATTCCTCTATAATAATCAATAGCATTTTGTGCACATATTTCTGATGTGAAAATTGAGATTAATATTATAAAAAGTTGTTTCATTCAAATTGTGGCTAACGTTTCTCAGCTATGAAAAATAGGGTTTTAGCTGCTTCGCCCTGTCCCAC
The window above is part of the Flavobacteriales bacterium genome. Proteins encoded here:
- a CDS encoding enoyl-CoA hydratase/isomerase family protein, which produces MSEAVDQGAVVINVDARGIATIEFQHPLSNSLPGKVLRKLAQTIEDAGKDEAVKVMVLKSAGEKAFCAGASFDELISINDLETGKVFFSGFAGVINAMRKAPKFVLCRVQGKAVGGGVGLASAADYTFGTKHAAVKLSELAVGIGPFVVGPAVEKKIGNAAFSQMSIDATTWYSAEWAREKGLYTSIHETIEEMDAAIDVLAEQLAKSNPEAMAMLKKVFWKGTEDWDTLLSARAGMSGKLVLSDFTRNAIGKFKKGER
- a CDS encoding LytTR family transcriptional regulator; amino-acid sequence: MFQKLKQPFPDKAELKQSLITIFWVGVFVGLFLFLIRPFSIEGPWADLAWASAGFGAVTVVFGWMFELATRFIFKIETHGPSWTLGKWMFTSIILVVWIALGNFLFVNFLSGWNAMGYFSFVRMIGYTSLIGIFPVALSGVLIQLRATQKNEESALDISEHLHSDKEVENQQTIVLEAENGQQLGLKTMDVCYIEAMQNYVTVWFLKDGKLSKEMLRATIASVEEKFAGTDVIRCHRSYLVNVDRIETVYGNAQGLKLKLRDVGVVEVPVSRSYIPKVRELLD
- a CDS encoding FG-GAP repeat protein; this encodes MKLLSHFILFFLYLGSCHAQGTFQKLDDTNRQEGEVIGWSTSISKDQAVSGAPHYQIAVNKDTIVNAGAVYVFQRTTTGTWKESQQLTAPYPKANDWFGTAVSINGNHLAVGANGFDQVDDDGEHRIREGAVFMYEKGADGIWKLTQTLTIPSPSQSDNFGKNLMLQNGKLIVSAHMYKRGENPSTSGTVFIYQLTDNGKWIQRDQIQPPEGVKNFGYSISMSDRHVLITAAQSNSAYLYDLDESLKAVFKQKLVSPNSSVRHFASSVCVTDDYLFVGAEGETSYKLFDIDTLPATDSVFVMRIMTETDDGYQMAIELIPNDPSTLESMNITKEKFREEAVRVETWEQHEERKAGAGSVFVYEKDADGMWKVSQEITASDRGADDKFGMCLSAHDSLLIVGAFADALENTDPAEALYHGAAYVFQLTPNGRWKELEKLTSVQERSWLKFGFSVDMENDRAIIGSRFERINDDKVAGGVYIWEKQRFANNH